Genomic window (Accipiter gentilis chromosome 7, bAccGen1.1, whole genome shotgun sequence):
CTGGCCCGTGGTAGGAGGCATGGCACATGCCAGCCAGGACTGTTTTCCTTGGTGGAACAGCTTCGTGGTGGGCTCCGTCCCTTCCTGGGACTGAATTCCCTTCCCCGCACTGGTATGGGGACAGGCTGGCTGTGGTGGGGGAGCTGTGTGACCCAACCTGCCCTGGGCAGgctccaggctggggctgggtgaaTGCAGCACTTGGGGCAGGAGAGATGGGGCCCTGGACCCCCTGGGGCTCAGCAGGGAGAAGCTGGGGTGCTGGCGgggccagccctgtccccaggagGGCCCTTGACCAGTGTTGGCTGTGTGGGGTAACCCCAACTTTGCTGTTAATAAAAGCACCTGCCAGCAGCAATGGTGCAGAGTGAATTGCTTTGTTCCTCAGTTCCAGCTGGGCTAGAAGCCATggccctgctctgcttcccctgtGCTGCATGTGCAGCCCCAGGGTCTGAGCATGCCCCTAAGCTCTGCCTCCCTTAAATGGAGCCTgtccctgctctcctgggaggTGAGAGCTGCTCCTGCAGGGTGATGTAGCAGCAGGTAGCACTGCAGGCCCTGTCCCTTCCCCAGGAGCAGGCACACTTGGGCCGCTGCTCCCCCTTCATGTCCCCATTATTGTCCCTCCTGTGACTCTGACAGGGCAGGAGAAGACCACCACAGTGTGAGGCAGCTGTGCTTTACTGAGATGCACTGAGCCATTTACAGCGGGAGCGCTGGGCTTGGAGCAGGGACCCATCCACCCAGAGCCTGGCAGGCTCCTACCACTCCAGGGGCAAAGCAGAGCACGGCACAGGCACCGCTACCTCTTAGCAGGGGTGAGTTCAGTGTCCCTCAGGCTGAGCGgtggctgtccccatccccttccAGCCACAGCAGGGATGGGCGCAGCCAGCAGCAGAACCCCAAGGGCCGCTATGACCAGGGAGCGGAACCGTCGGCCAGCAGCATGTCCACCTCTGTCCGTTGCAGCCAGAGCCGTTGCTGCCTCTCGCTGCGCAGCTCCTGCCCATGGTGGTGGGTGCGGCAGGCCTGCCCGGCTGTGCAGGTGCTGGCGTGGAGCTGCTGGCAGGTGGTGCAGCAGTAGGAGGGCAATGCACCCCGGCGCAGGCAGGAGTGCAGCTGGTAGCAGGGCAGCTCAGGGGCTTCCTGGCTGGGGGAGGTTGGTGAATTTTGGGACTCCCCCGGCACTTGGGGGCTTCCGCTCCCCACAGCCAGGGCAGAGAGTGGGCTGCTGGCCCTGCTGAGCTCCTGCTccaggaagaggagagaggaggaggtgtCCGGGTTGGGGTTGCCCATGGAGGGCACCAGCTCCTGCCCACGCTTGCCATCTCTGCGGTAGTCCCAGCTCCTCCCGGGCATGTCCTGAGCACCCCGCGGGCTGCCAGGGTCCCTCCATGGCGCTGGGGGGGCTGCATCCTCTCCCCCTGCGTTCTCAGGGTTGGCCGGTGTTTCCTGGTAGAGATCCATGCTGTCGCCACAGTCAGCAGCTGCCTCGTGTCGCggccccagctgctgcagcatctccACGCAGGCCTCCACGTCCCCGGCCAGCCGGCGTGCCTCCAGCAGATCTTCAGCGCGCAGCCGGCGCGGCCGCAGCCGCCTCACCACCTCCGCCAGGATCTCGCACTCCAGCCGGCAGGCGAAGAAGCCGCAGGCGGCGGCGACCAGCTCGGGCTCGGGGAGCGGCCGGGTGACGGCCAGACAGTGCCGGCCACGCCGTTCATAGCCCAACCGGCCGAAGCTCCGCACCAAGTCATCTTCGGGGAGCGCCGGGCGCAGTGAGTGCATGTACACGCCGGAGAAGGTCTGTAAGGAGAAGGGGGAGCAGGGGTACAGCTGGAGATGCCCTGCCGGTGCATCCATCGTCCCCCCGCCAGTGTCGCCACCGCCTTGGTCCTCACCTGGACGGTGCCGAATTCCTTGCGCCAGGGGAAGAGGTAGAGGTTGATGGCCGCCAGCTCCAGCAGCCGGAAGGCGCTGGCCAGGCCCCGCAGCGCCGGTCCCGGGTCGGGCCGATCCCGTAACCCGcgggccagcaggaccagggcgTCCTCCTGCAGAGCCCCCAGCACCGCCGGCTCCCGCCGCAGCCGCTGCCCCAGCCGCTCCCCGAAGGAGGGGTCGGagcagggcccggcccggccctgacGGAACTCCCGCTCCAGGCAGCGCCGGTACTCCTGCCGGTACTCCTGCCGGTGGAACTCCTCCTGCCGCAGCGCCGAGCCCGCGCACATCCTGAGGGTGCAGCAGCgtgaacctcccccccccccccccgctacccaAGCCCcggtccccagcccctgccccccccaaaggCCTCAGCACCCGTCGCCGctcccgctcccttcacctgccggTTCCGCTCCCGCACGGCCTCGCCTTCCGCTGCCCGCGCCACGCCCACCGCGGGCTGCGACGTCACCCGGAGGGGCGGGGCGCCGCCGAGGCTCCGCCCCCTCAGGGCCTGGGCTGATCCGCCGCCGACAGCGCCCTCTGGTGGACGGGGGGGACCCCGGGGACACCGACTcatccaccccccccacccacccacccacccccccccccccccgcaacacgGCCCGGGACAAGGGGCTCGGCCGGCCCCGGCTCCACAGGACCCCCCGATCccaccccagggatggggagcagtaCCTGGCCGTGGGTGGCGGGGAgagggtgcgtgtgtgtgtcgtcccccccccccccgctgccgcctCCTCACTGCAGGGACTCCACGTAGGACAGGGCGCTCTGCAGGGACGTCAGGCAGTACCCCTCCTCCCCGATCAGGTACCTGCACCGCCACGGCCACCCCATTGTCACGGCCGGgccacggccaccacatcaccaCGGCCACGGCACTGTCATGGCCAGGACGCTGCCACGGCCACCACATGGCCACGGCCACCACACCACCGTGGCCACAGCACCATCATGGCTGGGACACTGCCACAGCCACCACACCACCACGGCCACGGCAGTCACAGCCGGGACACCGCACCGCTATGGCCACCCCACCACCACAGCACTGTCATGGCCAGGACACTGCCATAGCAGCCACACCATCACAGCCATGGCACTGCCACAGCCAGGATGGCGCCATGGCCGTCACACCACAGCCCTGTGCTCACAGGAGCCACaactcccacccagctccctTCCCCACGCCTCCAGCCGTGGCAGTCCCGTCCCCAGGATGGGGGGGACGGTGTGGCCCGGCACCACCCCCCGGTCACCTACCCCTCGTGGATGAACTCCTCCAGGGCGGCACACTCGGACAGCAGCTGGGGCAGCCCCGTCTGCAGCACCACGTAGGACAGGATGGGCAGCAGGTCGTCCGCCCCACTGCCGCCAACGGGAACCGTCAGCCACACTGGCAATGGCAACCACCGGCCCCGCCACCCCACCAGTAACGGGAACCAGCAGCCCTGGCACCCCACCAGCAATGGGAACCACCAGCCTCGACACTCCACCGGCAAAGGAAACCAtcagccccactgcccccagccccgcatCTTGCACCCTGGCCATGGGGCTGGCTGCCCTCTgagctcccccccaacccccataCTCACATGGCGGCAGAGGCGGGGGTCCGGCTGTCCCGGGAGCCGCAGTATTCCTCGGCACACTCGCAGATGCCACGCAGGGCTCGCACTGTGGCACGGAGTGGGAGCTGAGGGTCACCCCGACACCCTCCCGGCCCACCCGCCCCCTGCACCAGCATGGACCCCCTCGGCCCCGCACCGATGCACTCCAGCTTCCTGCGGGGACAGGTCTCCAGCGGGATGAGGCGCAGGTCCTTGACGGCGGAGCCATACGCGGGGCAGCCAGGGGCCGTCGGGAAGAGCCGGGAGGACAGCCCCATGTCGGCGGGGCCGGCGTGCCGGTGCCGCTCCATGCTCCGGGCCAGGGCCGCCTCGCGGGGCTGGTGCACACTCCTGCGGGCAGAGAGGCAAGGGGCTGccagagaggggaccaggggagccAAGGGGGGGCCCAGCCCAGTCCTGGGGCCACGGTACCTGTAGAGGGCCAGCAGTGGGGCCCAGAGAGGGGGGAAGAAGGCTTCCTCCAGGCAGGCCAGACACTGGTCCTTGCCGGCGGCAGTGTTGAGCCCCTCGAAGGCCAGCAGCGTCAGGGACAGCAGCCTGTCTGGGAAGGGCCGAGTTACGCAGCACGCTCGGCAGGCGCCCGCAagaccccccctccccgtcctctCCACCCTGCACCCCAAGTCCACCCTGGCTAAAACAACGAGGTGCAGGggttcccctcctcctccagagAGCCCCTGCGGGTCCCTCGACCCCAGCGGCGGTCCCTCACCGATGGCGTTGTGGATGTCCCGCACGATGCCCTTCAGCTGCTCCGGCAGTGCCGCCTCCTGCTTGGAGCCGGCTGGGGGCTCCCCGGGGGCCCAGCTCTCAGGCGATGCCAGGAACCGCTCCAGGTCCTCGAAGGAGCTCTCCCGGGGGGTCTggggggctgccgccggccccggccaGCCGCTCTCCACCTTCGGGGTCCCAGGGCCGCCGTCGGCGAGGGGCGTGCTGGACAGGCTGTGCCGCAGCCCGGCCGGACCATGCTCGGGCACAGAGAACATACAGTGGAGGCTGCGGGAGGCTCGGAGCCGGCGGCCCCCTGGCTCGGCAGGCAGCGAGCCCCCGGCATCCAGCGAGAGGAAGGAGAGGCCGGTGGGAGAGGCAGGGGCAGCATCGGTGGTGCCCTGGCTGACAGCTGGGTAGAGGCGGGCGTACACCGCGCACTGCAGCTGCCGCAGGAGCTGGGCGATGGGGTGCTCGGGGAAGCTGGAagcagagggaggaggtgggCGGGGGGGCCAGGGGCAGATAGGGGACAACGGCAAGTGGCCGCAGCCCCCACGCTCTGAGCAGGGCCCTTGCCTGCCCCGGCACTACCTGAGGAGGCAGGAGAAGAGCCCTGACACCAGGGAGAGGTCCGCCGGGCTCCGCTTCAGCCTGGCCTTCCATTGCCTCGGCCAGTCCTGGGGAGCGTCGGCAGCCGGTCAGTGGGGATGGCACGGCACCTTGCCTCCACGGCACGGCACCCTGCCCACCACGGTGCCTGGAGACAgcacagcaccctgccccagcagcacccaggggtgtCAAGGCCTCTTGCCCCACGGCACCCAAGGACAGCACGCGTCCTGCACCCACAGCACGGTTCTCTGTCCCCACGGCAGCAGCCTCCGGCGCGTACTCACGTGGTCCTGCTCGTACTCGAGGACGGCGGCGTAGAGggctctctgctcctgctcctcgGGGGTGAGGGCCACGCTGCTGGAGAATCTCCTGGGGATGCAGCAGTGCTGGGTGAGGGCACCAGCCAGCATGGCCACCGAGGTCCCCGCTGTGACGTCCCCGCTGTGACATCCCCGCTCACCTGTTGGCAGCCTCCTGCAGCCGCAGCCGCCGCTCTTCCATTTTCCGCTGCAGCTGGGCCACGGCAGAGTTAAGGCTCCAGAGTCCCTGCACTGCCACGGCACCCAGCCAGCACCGCTCGCTCACTGCCCTCGGCACAACCCgctgccctggcacagccacGGCAGCCTGGGGGCCGGGATCGGCCCTTCTCCCACCTCCATCCCCCCAATCAGCCAGGAGCAGGACAGGACTGGGACCCCAAAAGCCTGTGTGGGATTGGTGCAGCCCAGGGACAGGGCACAGGCGCCTGGGCAGCGTGTGGGACTCTGCCGGAGCCTGGTGCGGCCACGGGGCTGGCCCTCAGAGCTCTCCCCACACCAGGAAGGATACGGTCTCCTCCCGGGCCTTGGCGATCACCAGGTTCTCCATCATCTGCCGCTGCAGGGACAGCGTCTGTGAAGCAGGAGACGTGTTGGGGACACCTGCCCAAAGCCCACAGCCACCAGCGTGGCCGGCATGGAGCAGGGGGTCCCCCAGGGACCGCACggaccctctcccctcccagcccaccagcagcagctctccctCCCTGGCCTCCCACCCGTCGGGGCTCCCCACTTGCCAGGGAGGTCTTCTGCAGGGCCTGGCTGGGGTTCAGCCGTGCCACCCGTGCCTCGTAGGCAGCCTTCAGCTTCTGGTTCTGCAGAGACGCCTCCTCCAGCGGCGTCAGCTCCCTGCCGGCAACCAGCCCTCAGCACCCCACCACAGGGCACGGTGACACGATCCGGAGCCCCTTCCCTGCTGTGCCCCCCCTCCGGCTTGGGACCCCGGCAGATGCCAGCCCCCCATGTCCGAGCCCACGTACTTCCGCACGCTCTGCGCCTCGGCGATCTGCAGCTTCTGGAAGATCTCCGGCGGCAAGAAGGGAGAGAGCTTCCCCCCCTCATCCGAAAAGACCCTGCGatgcctggggaggggagcagggcccCCGCTCCGCTCCTGCGCAGCCGGTTTTGCCTGGGCTTTccctggggagggaaggacagGTCAGCTagcctccccctcccctcacccccaaatACCAGCCTGGGCCCCGGGTGGGGACCCAGCTCCCCAAAACGCAACCGCCGGCTCACCCAGCGCCGCCGCGATGGACTTGACCCTCTCCAGGCACTGCTCCGCCAGCTTCAGCATCTTCGGGGTGTCGGGGGTGACCCCCTCACCCCCATCTGTGGGAACGGGCAGGGTGTTAGGGTCACGGAGGGGGGGACACCAGGCCCGCCGCCCCCACGGGCCTGCAGAAAGCACTGCGGCAGGGGATGGGGGAGCGGGcatgggggggttgggggggggggggtcctgccctaCCTGTCCCTGCCGCATCCTCCTGCAGGGCCTGGGCGATGAAGGCGATGCTCTTCAGGTACTCCATGTAGGCCTCCTGCCAGACagatggtggggggggaggaagcgtTGAGCCGTGGGACCCCCGGGCAAGGCGGGGGTCGTcccggggacccccagcccccgcAGCGTCTCCCATGGCCTCGGTGGGACCCCGACCCTCCCGGTGCCCCCAGGGCCGGAGGTgaagcccgggggggggggtcccatcccgccccgctccgcgctcACCCGCGGCCGCCCGGCGCTGTCCATCTCCAGGGCGCCGCTCGCCGCCCTCATGGCGGTCTGCAGGGCCCGGCCAGCCCCAGGTCCTCCGGGTCCttcgccgcccgccgcggccatggcggcggccgccgccgccgcccggaacGACGCGATCgaggcggcggcgccgggggaACGCGGCGGAGCCGGACCGGCGGTGAGGTCCtccggccggcagggggcgctgcgccgggcggggtggggcggggcggggcgggccgggcccgcggcggcggcggcggcggcggcggagatGAAGCGCGATCGTCGCGGCCGGTTCCTGGCGGCCGCGGGCGGCCCCGGTGCGGCGGCCCCTGAGCCTCGGCGACGGCCCGGCACGGCGGCCCGCGGgaccgaggcggcggcggcggcggttgtGGCGGCGCGGCCCGAGCCCCAGCCCCCCGCGGGGTGGGCCCCGGCGGCCGCTGCCTGGACACGGCCCGCCGCCCTCGGCGGGGCCCCGGAGGCAGGTGaggcccgggcggggcgggctccGCGGGAGGCCGGGGAGGGGGTTAACCGGGGACGCAGCCCCGCGGGGGAGGCGGGCAGGCCCGGttcggccccgccgcccggctgcGGGAagccccggggcgggaggggagcggggtcACGGCCGGTaaccggcccggccccggggcaggTCAGGGGTCCGGCGGCCCTCGGGCACGGAGGGGAGCGGCGGTCCGGACCCCCCGAGTGGCCGGAGCCGCTGTCGGTCGTTCCCGCGGGCGGGAGCCTTCTCCCGGGGGAATGAAACCGCTgcgtggggtgtggggggggaggggagcggcgggcgTGAGGCCCGGCACGGAGGGGCTTCTCCCCTCTACCGGGGAGCAGACCGGCCTTCCGGAGGGCTCCGTGCCACCGGCAGACGATCGGGTGGCTGGATCTGCCCCGTGGCCGGGGCAGGGATTTGCCTGTTTGCATGGCACGTCTTCGCCGCTGAAGAGCCGAGGCTCCCGGTGCCCGGTACGTAGTGAGGTAAGGAGAGGTTTCGGCAGCACGACGAGGGGAGTTGACCCTCCCCTCCGTCCTCCCGTGCTCTGCCGTCGTCCGTCCCTGGTTTGGAGGCGGCCGGTGGCTGAACATTTTGCTGTCGGcatggctggaggcaggagaTAAGTTTGACCGCCAAACGGTTCAACGTTGGGTGTCAACGACAAACGGAGGAAGCGCTCACACGTGCCTTTGGGACGGCACCCAGGCTTGGCATGCATCGTCCTGGCCCTCCAAAATGCTTCCCCCGATGCGTGCTGCCCTTCCCAGGCTCTGTAGGTTGTCCCCGCCAGTGGTCTCTGGTGTGCAATGCAACCCCAAATCACTCTGAAGGCCGTTCATGTGGTTTTGGTGATGGCTGGCAGAGGGCCGCAGGTAGGACGCTGCTCCCTCCCTGTTCCCCTCACGTGGGGGGACCGGAGGGTTTAGAGCACAGCCGTGTTGCACCAGGGCTGGGAAGAGGCCACGTTGGGGAGTTTTCCCCACACCGGCAGGCAGTCAGGGTGCAGCGGAGGGACAGAGCCGTGCTCCACAGAGCAGAGATGCcgcaggatggggagggaggtggcTGGGCAGGCTCACGGGGCCGCCGGGCAGGAGAGCCGGGCGGTCAGTGAACCAGGAGCGGGAAAGACACTTTACATCCTGCCCCGCTGCTCCGGGTTGGCCTTACTCCCCCCTCAAGAGCTCCGTGTCCTCAGCTCCGCTGCAGGGCACTGTCAGGGTGGCTGAGAAATGGCGCGTCTCAAAGGGGCTGCAAGAGCTGGGGCGGCTCAGGCTCGCAGCGGCTGAGGGACATGACTGCTGGCTATAAATACTTTAGAGATAAACGCCGGGGAGGGAGAAGAACTACTTAAGCTGAGGAACAGTGTTGGCAAAAGCACAAATGCGTGTGAGCGAGCCCCGGGAACATCGCAGCTGGGAGAAGGTTCCTCCGCTGGGGCAATTGGGCAAGAAAGGCTGATTTTTTGGGTCAAGCCAGTTGCGGAGCAATGCCCTGATCTGCAGCGGGGGGTCAAAGGGAAGGTCTCTCTCTTCCTGCCTGGCTTTTCTGTGCTGGTGCTGAAGCCAGCACCAGCTTCAGAGGCAGCCTGGATCAAGGGAAGGGGAACATCTTCCAGCACGCCAGTGCCTTTGGGCCATAGCTGGCCACCGTATTCTTGCAGCAGGCACCCAGCGGCTGTGTTCAATCCTTCTCCAGCAGGAATTGGCAGAGCTTTGAGCACCGGGTATTGTCGTCTCTGCCACGGGAAGTTCTCCTCCAGGAGCCTGCGCAATGCTTTCGGGAAGGTGCCTGTGATGGGGGAGAACTCAGAGAAGCAGCGCCGCGTGGATCAGGTCTTCTTCACCGACTTCCAGCGGCTGGTCGGCGTGGCGGTGCGGCAGGACCCCACGCTCCCCCAGTTCGTTTGCAAGAAATGCCATGCCCAGTTCTACAAATGCCGCAGTGTCCTCAGGACGTTTATCCAGAGGGTGAACGCGTCTCCCACGGGCCACATAAAGTCTAAAGGAAAGTACGTTGTCATTCTTTCTTCCCGGGAGTTATCGGGAGTAGTAAATCGCTGTGTGTTGGCGCGTGGTCCCTCTGTAACCCCCAAGACCCCACTGTGCTCTTCTGGCTTTTGCAGGAATGGTGCGGGCCAGGCCCAGCCGGGCACAGAAGGAGGTGCCTCCTGTCTGGGTAAGTGCCTGCTCCCAGAGctgctttcttgtatttttctgtgaTACCATCAACAAAGAGCTGGGTTTTATGGGTGTTGAGGAATGACCACCTGGCAGGGCGGTTCCTGCGTCCCTCAGCACAGGGACCGTGCCCTGGTCTGGCTCGTTAGGGTTCGTAGGGTTCCTaaccctcctccctctgccatgAGCTCTCCCCTCTGGCTTCTCGGCAGGATCCTCACTGGGCAGCAGCCTCCCCAAGCTGAGCTGAAGAGGCTCAGGCTCATGCAGGGGCTGCGAAGAGCAGAGTGGGTCTGGGCCAGCTGCCATCAGATGCTGGGGGGCAATGAGAAATACACTTTCAGCTGTAAAATTAATGATATTGGCAGTCAGTCAATGGGAGAGCCCTCACCCCGGTCCATCTGGGTGCAGCGCCTTTAGGCTGTCTCCCACCCGCCTTCTGACGCAGAAGTGCAGTGCAGGAGTGGGTCTGCAGCCTTGTCCCCTCCCTGGAGGGGGGAGCGGgtccctccctgtccctcccaGTGGCTGGCTGTGCCCTTGGCTGGCCCAGGGGACTGACTGCGCACATGCTGCCTCTCCCCTCCGACAGTTGACCTGATCACCTCCAGCCCCCAATGCCTGCACAGCCTGGTGACGTGGACGCACACACACGCAGGGAGCTGCCCGTCGGTGCCCAGCCTGCAGAGCGTGCTCTCCTCCGAATACTGCGGCATCATCCGTGCCGTCTGGGGCTGCGGGGACGGGCACGACTACGTCATGGATACGGATTCGGACTGTAGCACGGTGCTTGTTGACAACGCCTTGTCTGTCAAACGGGAGTGGAACAAGGGCACGGCGCAGCGCTTGACTGACAACGGGGCAGGGGCAGAcaatgctgaggctgtttctgcTCCCAAACCCCAGCATGCTCCAGTAAGGACAACTCCTTGCCAGCAGCCCGCAAACAAAGGGACCACATCAGTGCCACTGAACGTGGAGAATGAGCCACCGCAGAACAGGGATTCATCTCACTCGCAACTGGACGGCACGGTGTCCTTACAGGAGAAAGCCCTTCCGCAGCCCGTGTCGCCACTGAGCAGTGCCACAGGTAAGGGATTTGCCTTCCGATCTCCCTCCAGGTCCCTGGGGAAGGGCAAGGAGCCGAGAGCTGGCCCAGGGAGCAACAGTGGGGCTGGGCCCCCTCCTCAGAGACTGCTGCTCCTCAGGGAGGATGCAGACTCTGGCTGGGGAGTGCTGGTTGCCCAAGAGAACTGCCTCTGAGCCTtgcagaagggaagggggaaCACCGGGCTCCGGCTGACTATGTCACACAAAGAGCCAGTCTCCTGGCCCTGTGTGCTATTTCCCCCTCTGATAGAAGGGACAGGACTTGGCCATTCCTTTGCAGGCTGCACCTGGCTGGCGAGACCCTGCTGCCTTGCTCTTGCCAGGGGATATGTGCACCCCAAGTGGTGTAGAATGGTCCCTGGTTCTCCAGCACCACATTTGCCAGATGTTGCTTTCTGCTTAATCCAAACCCTGTCCGTATTCCAGCAAGGAGAGGTTTCCCCTCCCCTGGTGCAGGTGATGCCAAACAGCAAGAGCCCCTTCTGTCCGCAAAGAAAAGTTGCCAGGTGGGCTTGCTCGTGGGCCAAGTTAACATAATGTGGGTTTACTATTGAACTCCCCCAAACACCACTTCCAGAAGAAAGGAATTAACACCCCTTTTGAGTTACAGAAGTCAGGCTGTGTTTAGCTCTGATAGCCACAGGAGATGTCTGCTGCTGTAAAGAGGAATGGCAGCTGGGACTTGCCTGGGGACGAGTCTTTCGTTTACAGAGCAGGTGTCATGGGAGAAACCAAAAGATGCTCGTGGGAGCTGCAGGGTAAAGGTTCTCCTGTCCCTGGGGTGCAGGTAGAGCGGTCTCCAAGTACACAAGACACAGAGTTTGGTTTAAATAATCATTAACTTGTCATGGAGCACGTATTTTCACACGGTATGAGCCACACCGAGTGAACCTGGAGTGGTTGGTTTGTTCTCAGCAGCTGTCTTCGCTGGcttgtttttgctgcttttccttgtAACGCACCGTGTTCTCCTTCATTCCCTAGGACAGTTGAGTGGGAAGCAGGTTCTGTCTGCAACGTCGGATGAGCGGGTAAAAGACGAGTTCAGTGACCTTTCTGAGGGGTGAGAGAAGAGTGGGTTTAAAATAGCCTAAATGTCTTCTTTGCGAGTATGAAATGACCCGCCTCGGAGAGCTCTTTCTCCACGAGTGACCTGGCCCTCGAGGCCCCTTGGAACTGGCATCCGAGGCACAGAGTGGTGGCTCTGCAGTGGCTGTGATGAA
Coding sequences:
- the VPS9D1 gene encoding VPS9 domain-containing protein 1, with protein sequence MAAAGGEGPGGPGAGRALQTAMRAASGALEMDSAGRPREAYMEYLKSIAFIAQALQEDAAGTDGGEGVTPDTPKMLKLAEQCLERVKSIAAALGKAQAKPAAQERSGGPAPLPRHRRVFSDEGGKLSPFLPPEIFQKLQIAEAQSVRKELTPLEEASLQNQKLKAAYEARVARLNPSQALQKTSLTLSLQRQMMENLVIAKAREETLQRKMEERRLRLQEAANRRFSSSVALTPEEQEQRALYAAVLEYEQDHDWPRQWKARLKRSPADLSLVSGLFSCLLSFPEHPIAQLLRQLQCAVYARLYPAVSQGTTDAAPASPTGLSFLSLDAGGSLPAEPGGRRLRASRSLHCMFSVPEHGPAGLRHSLSSTPLADGGPGTPKVESGWPGPAAAPQTPRESSFEDLERFLASPESWAPGEPPAGSKQEAALPEQLKGIVRDIHNAIDRLLSLTLLAFEGLNTAAGKDQCLACLEEAFFPPLWAPLLALYRSVHQPREAALARSMERHRHAGPADMGLSSRLFPTAPGCPAYGSAVKDLRLIPLETCPRRKLECIVRALRGICECAEEYCGSRDSRTPASAAIGADDLLPILSYVVLQTGLPQLLSECAALEEFIHEGYLIGEEGYCLTSLQSALSYVESLQ
- the ZNF276 gene encoding zinc finger protein 276 isoform X2, with translation MKRDRRGRFLAAAGGPGAAAPEPRRRPGTAARGTEAAAAAVVAARPEPQPPAGWAPAAAAWTRPAALGGAPEAGIGRALSTGYCRLCHGKFSSRSLRNAFGKVPVMGENSEKQRRVDQVFFTDFQRLVGVAVRQDPTLPQFVCKKCHAQFYKCRSVLRTFIQRVNASPTGHIKSKGKNGAGQAQPGTEGGASCLVDLITSSPQCLHSLVTWTHTHAGSCPSVPSLQSVLSSEYCGIIRAVWGCGDGHDYVMDTDSDCSTVLVDNALSVKREWNKGTAQRLTDNGAGADNAEAVSAPKPQHAPVRTTPCQQPANKGTTSVPLNVENEPPQNRDSSHSQLDGTVSLQEKALPQPVSPLSSATGQLSGKQVLSATSDERVKDEFSDLSEGDFLSDDENEKRNVQSSDDSFEPYPEKKSSSKKSDSKEAKKAEEPKIRKKPGPKPGWKKKIKCEREELPTIYKCPYQGCTAVYRGADGMKKHIKEHHEEVRERPCPHPGCNKVFMIDRYLQRHVKLIHTEVRNYICDECGQTFKQRKHLSVHQMRHSGAKPLQCEICGFQCRQRASLKYHMTKHKAETELEFACDQCGKRFEKAHNLNVHMSMVHPLTQTQDKAKPLEPEPILLLNTSGTSESQAVKPEVTAQQEPT
- the SPATA2L gene encoding spermatogenesis-associated protein 2-like protein; translated protein: MCAGSALRQEEFHRQEYRQEYRRCLEREFRQGRAGPCSDPSFGERLGQRLRREPAVLGALQEDALVLLARGLRDRPDPGPALRGLASAFRLLELAAINLYLFPWRKEFGTVQTFSGVYMHSLRPALPEDDLVRSFGRLGYERRGRHCLAVTRPLPEPELVAAACGFFACRLECEILAEVVRRLRPRRLRAEDLLEARRLAGDVEACVEMLQQLGPRHEAAADCGDSMDLYQETPANPENAGGEDAAPPAPWRDPGSPRGAQDMPGRSWDYRRDGKRGQELVPSMGNPNPDTSSSLLFLEQELSRASSPLSALAVGSGSPQVPGESQNSPTSPSQEAPELPCYQLHSCLRRGALPSYCCTTCQQLHASTCTAGQACRTHHHGQELRSERQQRLWLQRTEVDMLLADGSAPWS
- the ZNF276 gene encoding zinc finger protein 276 isoform X1 codes for the protein MKRDRRGRFLAAAGGPGAAAPEPRRRPGTAARGTEAAAAAVVAARPEPQPPAGWAPAAAAWTRPAALGGAPEAAGIGRALSTGYCRLCHGKFSSRSLRNAFGKVPVMGENSEKQRRVDQVFFTDFQRLVGVAVRQDPTLPQFVCKKCHAQFYKCRSVLRTFIQRVNASPTGHIKSKGKNGAGQAQPGTEGGASCLVDLITSSPQCLHSLVTWTHTHAGSCPSVPSLQSVLSSEYCGIIRAVWGCGDGHDYVMDTDSDCSTVLVDNALSVKREWNKGTAQRLTDNGAGADNAEAVSAPKPQHAPVRTTPCQQPANKGTTSVPLNVENEPPQNRDSSHSQLDGTVSLQEKALPQPVSPLSSATGQLSGKQVLSATSDERVKDEFSDLSEGDFLSDDENEKRNVQSSDDSFEPYPEKKSSSKKSDSKEAKKAEEPKIRKKPGPKPGWKKKIKCEREELPTIYKCPYQGCTAVYRGADGMKKHIKEHHEEVRERPCPHPGCNKVFMIDRYLQRHVKLIHTEVRNYICDECGQTFKQRKHLSVHQMRHSGAKPLQCEICGFQCRQRASLKYHMTKHKAETELEFACDQCGKRFEKAHNLNVHMSMVHPLTQTQDKAKPLEPEPILLLNTSGTSESQAVKPEVTAQQEPT